One genomic window of Cottoperca gobio chromosome 10, fCotGob3.1, whole genome shotgun sequence includes the following:
- the fhl1a gene encoding four and a half LIM domains protein 1a — protein MTDRFDCYYCRDKLHGKKYVKKDEKHVCTKCFDKLCANTCAECRRPIGADSKELHHKNRHWHEDCFRCAKCYKPLASEPFNARDDGKIMCGKCGSREDGNRCQACYKVVMPGSQNVEYKNKVWHEECFTCFECKQPIRTQSFLTKGDDIYCAPCHDRKFAKKCFHCKQPISSGGISYQDQPWHSECFVCHTCRKTLAGARFTSHENNVYCVDCFKTDVAKKCHGCKNPITGFGHGTNVVNYEGFSWHEYCFNCKKCCLSLANKRFVINGDHIHCPDCAKKV, from the exons ATGACTGATCGCTTCGACTGCTACTACTGCAGGGACAAACTGCACGGGAAGAAATATGTGAAGAAGGACGAGAAGCACGTGTGCACCAAGTGCTTCGATAAGCTCTGCGCCAACACCTGTGCAGAGTGCAGACGCCCCATTGGTGCAGACTCCAAG gagcTGCACCATAAGAACCGCCACTGGCATGAGGATTGTTTCCGCTGTGCCAAGTGCTACAAGCCGCTGGCCAGCGAGCCGTTCAACGCCCGGGATGATGGCAAGATAATGTGCGGCAAGTGTGGCTCCCGGGAGGATGGCAACCGGTGCCAGGCCTGCTACAAGGTGGTCATGCCAG gCTCCCAGAACGTGGAGTACAAGAACAAGGTGTGGCACGAGGAATGCTTCACCTGCTTTGAATGCAAGCAGCCGATCCGCACACAGAGCTTCCTGACCAAGGGTGATGACATCTACTGCGCTCCCTGCCATGACAGGAAGTTTGCCAAGAAGTGCTTCCACTGCAAGCAG CCCATCTCCTCTGGAGGGATCAGCTACCAGGACCAGCCCTGGCACTCCGAGTGTTTTGTGTGCCACACCTGCCGTAAAACTCTGGCGGGGGCTCGCTTCACTTCCCACGAGAACAATGTTTACTGCGTGGACTGCTTCAAGACTGATGTGGCCAAGAAGTGCCACGGATGCAAGAACCCAATCACAG GGTTCGGCCATGGCACCAACGTGGTGAACTACGAGGGATTCTCCTGGCACGAGTATTGCTTCAACTGCAAGAAGTGCTGCCTCTCGCTGGCCAACAAGCGCTTCGTCATCAATGGGGATCACATCCACTGCCCTGACTGTGCTAAGAAGGTGTGA